In Mytilus edulis chromosome 8, xbMytEdul2.2, whole genome shotgun sequence, the genomic window CCTTGCAGTACACCTCACCCTGTGTATGCAGTTTTTGCTTGTTGTGTTATGAATATATTTACCTTTGCTACACTATGCGTATCAAGCAGAGTCATGGTGAAAACGTAAAGGGTGTTTTTACATTGCAATGGTAGTGGGAACCATTTTTAAAGCATATGCTATAATGTGTTCACAAATATTTCAAACTTCTCTTAAATAATCACACtgaaaatttattatgatatcCCCCTACATAAAACCGCTATAAAGAGCCTTTGATTCAACTTGACTGAAAAATGAGAGTTGACATCTTTTTTGGTATATAAAAtcaagaataaagaatatttgtaAATCGTATTGAATGTATCTTTTAGTTGATTTAGTCGATTTAGTTTACTGGAGATACGTTCATTTGATACACCTTAACAGGTATCCAAGTAAGAAagaatactaaaaaaaatgttcattggtTTCATGATCATATCCCAGGACAATAAGATAAATAATGCATTGTTAAGTTGAAAATCTATCTGGTTTTCGATAATAGTGTTCTGTTGATGCTAATTATGTAGAATTGTTTGAGTTAAATGCGCATCGGCGACTACAGAGCCAATACAAATATCAACTATGGGCACTTTTAAGAGGCAGATAACCATTTAACTTTAGTTGATCATCTTCAATGAAGaaattttaatgtaaacattctGTATTGTAGTATTCAGATTTATAAAGCTCAAAACAGATACATGGCGCATTCGTGGTAGTTAGGTGTCGATATCAATCCTTAAATAACTCACCTCGAACTATGTCGATTCCGATCTTCCTACATGCTGTGTTTAGGCTAGTCAGCGACACTTCTTGGTCGGAATTATACCAGTACTGAATTATTCTCCAAAATTTCTCTGCTGATGTAAGAGAACTATTTCCTAGCTCAATGTAACTTGGGGAGAGACCAAGGGCAGGTATAAGTTCTAGCCATCGAGGTCCTgaatcaaaagtatgtaattaGAAGAAATGTTATCATTCTGTAAAGTTAATTATATAAATCTCTTCAATGGTGTCTGTCATTGCATACGCTTGGTtttaaatattcggctttgagcgttttTGAGGAATGTTAATCCAGAAAATAACTACATATGTATAGCTTTTACACGGTTTTGTTTAGCTCGTTTATAAACATCAGCGTTAAAGCattgaataaatgtatattttaatttccgtatttattttaatatacacAAACAGCTGCAGGGCATTAATTATATTAGCACTTGTGAATACttgaatttttttcaaatcaagattaatatttttactttgttAAATCCATATTAATGACACACAGTAATAATTACCAATAAGACTTGCAAGTCTCTGTAAAGCCGACTTTACATCTTCTGGCAGTGATTTCCATTTTTTCTTCTTGGTTATTTCAGGTCTAAGTTCAACAAGTATCATCAGACTTTTTACATCGTTACTTGTTTCCAACGTTCTCTCATCAATCGTTGATAATAGTTTGGAATGATGGTTTAACTGAGAAGTTACACCTTGAATCAGTTGTTCTATGTTTTCTTTTACTGATGCAGTAGTATCCAACTTTGTAATATTGCCCAGTACATCAACCATCTATAGTTAAATCAAATACATTAGATAATGTAATTTCTTACGCAAGATACATTTAACAAAGATCTGCATGGTGCATTATCATCGATAATGACTCATAGACAAGTTTTAAAAGGAAGATGTCGACGGATATCACAAGTGTAGAAGGAACTGCTCAATGGTCAACTGTAGCTTAGTTTTTATCGATAGTCAGTAAGAACAATTCGAATTGCTCAATCTTCATATTTTCTATATACGGTATTTCAATTGTGGActgttgttttggttttttttttaaattggtttgGCTTTGAAACCCTCTTAGAATTTCCAAAGAAAATTCGTTAGTCATTATATGTAACAAATGAACTTTTATGAGAGAAAACCTCTGCATGTATATTTCTATTTAATGAAAAAGATAACAAATTCTGCAGAACTGAATGTCATCgcgaaaaagaagaaaaaagaagatAATAAAGCAAAAACAACataatgatttttaaaatcattttttctgTATATGATGACGATATATGTACGAATGTTTACAGGACAATTATTCAAATAAGCTTTAATAcaaaatagtatatatattattgttattCTTTAGTGTCTTTTCGTATGGATTATTATATGCTCTTAcgtcaaaaattacaaaaagtattGAGTCATATATTATACTTGCCTGTTTCTCATAATTATTGGACCGCTCACATTGTTCCTTGAGATTTTTTTCAGAGGCATGACAAAGTTTTTTGTACTTTTCCAATTCCTTTTCGAGTTTCTTGTTTTCTTCCTCCTGACTACTGTATAATTTTTCTAACTTTCTCCGCTCTTTCTGATGTTCATCTTCTCTATCGCGTCCCAAAACATTTGGCTGGTTTTCTTTAAAAGCTTCTAACATATTTGCTCTTTTTGTTTGGAACTCTTTTTGTTGTCTTAAATCCTTTAATTCTCCTCTTTGTAAAGTATTTAAATGGAGCATACCTTGGTAATTGTCCAAACTTCTTCTTGTAGATCCATTACGTGTAAACTCCGTATTTTTTCCGGATGATCTTCTCAGGCTTCCATTCCGGCTAAAACAAGACTGGTCTTCAGTATCAGAATCATTAGTATACCAATCCTCTACATCTTTCTTACGGCGTTTCCtaaacaattttctaaaactcaTGGTTGTATAGAAGACCTGAAGATAATGCTCTGGTCAAAGTGTTATTGACTTTTTCtaaaaagtatatacatgtactttattgAATCTCTGTTCTTctctttttcttccttttttataaAGTTGTTACGTATAGTTGTAATctgcaaaataaaagaaattattataCTCTAACTAGTTGATGACAGTCTATATTTAAGAATTGagtgcttctttttgtaaattcattggggctgtaaaagcgttgaccgaagtacattttgtatgaagcgtgaAAGCTCTTCATTTTAAAAAAgtgtgcacggtcaacgcttttaacAACCCTATGAAATAActaaagaagcattcaatacttataataacatttttttgctAAGAAAGTGAAAAATCGATTTTCGttattcatttctttaaaaaaaactctgcAATTATTTTGTGgtagcacgtgttatcatgaataataAACTGCATCGGGATATAAAGGTGAATTGTAGTATGGCGCGCAAGCTTTTATATTCAATCAAAATAGCGGATTCTTccgaaacatacatgtaatgtaattatagtAAAATTATGAGCTGTAACGACTgtgtttatataaaacatttgcaTACAATTGTTATTATTGTGCTACATGTAgctacaattgaaaaaaaaaaaattttacataattttaaacTGCTTCAAATTTCGACGTTATTATTATAATGTCCTTTTACGTTCGTTTTGAATGTAAGGCACTTATGTACCTTTTTATGGATAATGTCCTATCTACTTTCGGATTACCTTACCTGTACGAAGGAGAAACAAAGCAGTGCTGATCACGGATCAATTGAAAGTCTTTAAATGTCAATCAGTAAGcgctttaaatataattttaaaacaaatatttacagatggatttccaaatatttgttcattgatatatataagtctacattttaattatatacatatatgatcAAATATGTTATAGGCTGGATTATAAATTGGAGTTTGAATTCTACATTTAATTTACACCGTCATATATTAATTTCATGAATTGGTTTTCTTCAAAGATTAATCGTTACCTTTTTTACAAAACTCATAAATTGATTAACATGATGATATCTGCGTTTACTTCTTTTGAATTGCAATATACTGAAAAACGccaaattttgttgttgtttttttttacttttcaatttccATCGCCATTTAAATCCAATATAACTAACGATTACTGATACTTTCATAAATCGTTGATGGCTGCACGACTGTTGTTTCTCGaaagaatattaaaaatacatgtagagTTTATATCAAAGCGATTGGCTCTCCCGTCGGCACTGGAACTCTAACAACGTGTAAAATACG contains:
- the LOC139485318 gene encoding uncharacterized protein; protein product: MSFRKLFRKRRKKDVEDWYTNDSDTEDQSCFSRNGSLRRSSGKNTEFTRNGSTRRSLDNYQGMLHLNTLQRGELKDLRQQKEFQTKRANMLEAFKENQPNVLGRDREDEHQKERRKLEKLYSSQEEENKKLEKELEKYKKLCHASEKNLKEQCERSNNYEKQMVDVLGNITKLDTTASVKENIEQLIQGVTSQLNHHSKLLSTIDERTLETSNDVKSLMILVELRPEITKKKKWKSLPEDVKSALQRLASLIGPRWLELIPALGLSPSYIELGNSSLTSAEKFWRIIQYWYNSDQEVSLTSLNTACRKIGIDIVRDKPMPEYHKQILQRRTQGLINDIIDVHHVVPYLQTDLVMPINMIECIYAGADRSTRILRMLNALTGLGENALPCFVKALRESGHDHLAENFKDCFENGATDDKMALPLIDKVQCFEKDSQCITVPIGITEFATMKTKLELCYAEICKNEHMKTNNIKFEER